One Ricinus communis isolate WT05 ecotype wild-type chromosome 2, ASM1957865v1, whole genome shotgun sequence DNA segment encodes these proteins:
- the LOC8265002 gene encoding rRNA (cytosine-C(5))-methyltransferase NOP2C: MKKVRDLLKTTPKTFLSFSTSASPSKHQLMDPSERYCFNPKLQWNPQVEDYFTKAYGPDYFSRISHALTRPPSYSCIRVNTLKTTADAVVEKLMEFVKETSFEDCSEAGRNDIEDRLCKSPITKCQIPGLDYVLFVKGSGPHMIDYGFSPGAPPKEVIVSRKCAEAVLRGAQVFVPGVMACSAHVEKGDAVAVSVAIEQHCPDGGWAIGMTRGTVLQGLPTDPYYFQRNGLYIGQGKTTMSRAGLFRVPEGIAVDMSNRVFKLPSFHDVLKGEIFLQNFPSIITAHALDPQKGERVLDMCAAPGGKTTAIAILMKNEGEIIACDRSHNKVLDIQKLAAEMSLTCITTYKLDALKAVRRKTESHEPVTVGSESLRVQEEKPSSAVQGLNPDKACNEPVSNEKEKERTYVSKADIRKERRRMRNGPGRNQCLGGRVENSKGFDPDSFDRVLLDAPCSALGLRPRLFAGEETVKSLRSHAVYQRRMFDQAVKLVRPGGVIVYSTCTINPGENEALVRYALDTYKFLSLAPQHLRVGGPGLVGSCEFPDGYMEEWLRPGEEELVQRFDPSSPLDTIGFFIAKFAVGTKDI, encoded by the exons ATGAAGAAAGTGAGGGATTTGCTCAAAACAACTCCCAAAACCTTCCTTTCCTTCTCTACTTCTGCTTCTCCTTCTAAGCATCAACTA ATGGATCCATCAGAGCGCTACTGTTTCAATCCCAAATTGCAATGGAACCCTCAAGTTGAAGATTACTTCACTAAGGCCTACGGACCTGATTATTTCTCTCGCATTTCTCATGCCCTCAC GCGTCCGCCGAGTTATTCTTGTATTCGAGTTAACACACTTAAGACAACAGCTGATGCTGTTGTTGAGAAGCTAATGGAATTTGTCAAAGAAACTAGCTTTGAAGATTGTAGTGAGGCAGGACGCAATGATATTGAGGATAGGTTGTGCAAGAGTCCCATAACTAAGTGCCAGATACCAGGGTTGGATTATGTTTTGTTTGTTAAGGGTTCAGGGCCGCACATGATTGATTATGGTTTTTCACCTGGTGCTCCTCCTAAAGAAGTCATTGTCAGTAGAAAATGTGCTGAAGCAGTTCTCCGGGGTGCTCAG GTGTTTGTTCCTGGTGTAATGGCTTGTAGTGCACATGTTGAAAAAGGAGATGCTGTTGCTGTTTCAGTTGCTATAGAGCAGCATTGTCCTGATGGTGGATGGGCTATTGGTATGACACGTGGGACTGTTCTACAAGGACTTCCAACAG ATCCCTATTATTTCCAAAGAAATGGCCTGTATATTGGTCAAGGAAAGACAACAATGTCAAGAGCTGGCTTATTCCGTGTTCCAGAAGGAATTGCTGTGGATATGAGCAATCGCGTATTCAAACTTCCTTCCTTTCATG ATGTGCTTAAGGGGGAAATATTTCTTCAGAACTTTCCAAGCATCATTACTGCTCATGCCCTAG ATCCTCAAAAAGGCGAACGGGTGTTAGACATGTGTGCCGCACCTGGAGGGAAAACAACTGCTATTGCAATCCTTATGAAGAACGAAGGAGAGATTATTGCATGTGATAGATCTCATAATAAG GTGCTAGATATTCAAAAATTGGCTGCTGAAATGAGCTTGACTTGTATAACAACTTATAAGTTGGATGCTCTCAAAGCTGTTCGTCGAAAAACTGAATCCCATGAACCTGTCACTGTTGGTTCTGAATCATTGAGGGTCCAAGAGGAGAAACCATCTTCTGCTGTTCAAGGGTTGAATCCTGATAAGGCATGCAATGAACCTG TTAGcaatgaaaaagagaaagagagaactTATGTTAGCAAAGCTGACATCAGGAAGGAGAGGCGAAGAATGAGGAATGGGCCAGGAAGGAATCAGTGCCTGGGTGGTAGAGTTGAGAATTCTAAAGGTTTTGATCCTGACAGCTTTGATCGAGTTCTTCTTGATGCTCCCTGTTCAGCTCTAGGTTTGAGACCTAGACTTTTTGCTGGAGAG GAAACTGTCAAATCATTAAGAAGCCATGCAGTGTATCAAAGGCGAATGTTTGACCAGGCTGTTAAGCTAGTTCGCCCTGGTGGAGTTATAGTGTATTCGAC atGCACAATAAACCCTGGTGAGAATGAAGCACTGGTAAGATATGCTCTGGACACATATAAGTTCCTCTCCTTAGCACCACAG CACCTGAGGGTTGGAGGACCTGGCCTTGTTGGCAGTTGTGAATTTCCTGATGGATACATGGA GGAGTGGCTAAGACCTGGTGAAGAAGAACTTGTTCAGAGGTTTGATCCATCATCTCCCCTTGACACAATTGGTTTTTTCATAGCGAAGTTTGCGGTTGGCacaaaagatatttaa
- the LOC8265000 gene encoding putative methyltransferase At1g22800, mitochondrial, producing MKGVSVHGRILLRRAYEPIYAFFQSTSYCTEANSRVKIFDRHLKRVQRDRAAWLMRPNDSFVNAVADNLLDRLEDCKKTFPSALFLGGSLDAIRRSLRGRGSIEKLIMMDTSYDMIKLCKDAHYDANENIETSFVVGDEEFLPVKESSLDLVISCLGLHWTNDLPGAMIQCKLALKPDGLFLAAILGGETLKELRIACTAAQIEREGGISPRVSPLAQVRDAGNLLTRAGFTLPGVDVDEYVVRYKSALELIEHLRAMGETSALLQRNNILERGTALAAAAIYDSMFAAEDGTIPATFQVIYMTGWREHPSQQKAKRRGSATISFQDIHKQFGDRS from the exons aTGAAAGGAGTGAGTGTACATGGAAGGATTTTATTAAGAAGAGCATATGAACCCATTTATGCTTTCTTTCAATCCACTTCTTACTGCACAGAAGCCAATTCAAGGGTCAAGATTTTCGACCGCCACCTCAAACGCGTACAA CGTGACCGAGCTGCATGGTTGATGCGTCCTAATGATTCTTTTGTCAATGCTGTTGCTGATAATCTACTGGATCGGTTAGAG GACTGCAAGAAAACCTTTCCATCAGCATTATTTTTGGGAGGTTCCTTGGATGCTATTAGACGATCCTTACGTGGCCGTG GGTCCATTGAAAAGCTCATTATGATGGATACATCCTACGACatgattaaattatgtaaagaTGCACATTATGATGCaaatgaaaatattgaaacaTCCTTTGTCGTTGGTGATGAAGAGTTTCTCCCTGTAAAAGAAAG TTCACTAGATCTGGTAATCAGTTGCTTGGGACTTCACTGGACAAATGACCTTCCTGGAGCTATGATACAG TGTAAATTGGCGCTGAAGCCAGATGGCCTATTTTTAGCAGCTATTCTGGGTGGAGAGACCTTGAA GGAATTGAGAATAGCATGCACAGCAGCTCAAATAGAGCGTGAAGGAGGCATCAGTCCTCGAGTATCACCTTTGGCACAA GTCCGGGATGCAGGCAATCTCTTAACCAGGGCAGGCTTCACTCTTCCAGGCGTTGATGTTGACGAATATGTAGTTAGGTATAAAAGTG CTCTAGAGCTGATAGAGCATCTGCGTGCAATGGGTGAAACTAGTGCTCTTCTGCAAAGGAATAAT ATCCTAGAGCGAGGAACAGCCCTGGCTGCTGCAGCAATTTACGATTCAATGTTTGCGGCTGAAGATGGGACCATACCTGCAACATTTCAG GTTATTTACATGACTGGGTGGAGGGAACATCCTTCTCAGCAGAAGGCCAAAAGAAGGGGATCTGCCACCATATCATTCCAGGACATCCATAAACAATTCGGAGACCGTAGCTAA